Genomic window (Leptospira kanakyensis):
TTTTCATTTAGGCTTGTCGTTTTGGAAAAACTGTATAATCCTGAAGTTTTGTAAAATTCACTTCGTCTCTTTTGTAACCGAGTAACCCCTCTAAGGTTTGGTACCGGTTCATCCCCATACTAATTTCTATATCTTGGCCTGTAAATTGACCCGGGTGTTCGTAACCGCAGGAATGGGCCAAACTAAGAAGTTCTTTTCGAAATCCTTGGATGTACTTGGCCGCACGTTTTCCTTTGATGGTTGGATCCACTCCTCGTTGCAACCACCAGTTCTGAGTGGCCACTCCTGCAGGGCAATGGTCGGTATGGCATTTTTGTGCTTGGATACAGCCAATGGACAACATGGCTTCCCGTGCTACATTGATGAGATCACACCCCATGGCGATCGCAACAACGGCTCTGTCAGGAAATCCCAGTTTTCCAGAACCAATCCAAACAATTTGTTCGGATAGTCCTTCTTTTTGAAAGAGAGTGTAAACCCTTTGGAATCCTATTTTAAAAGGTAAGGATACGTGGTCGGCATACGTCAGAGGTGCGGCACCTGTCCCTCCTTCTCCACCATCGATGGTGATGAAGTCAGGGCCTAAAGAAGTTTCTTTCATCTGAGCGGCGAGTTCTTCCCAAAATTCAATTTCTCCGACGGCACTTTTGATTCCAACGGGTAAACCTGTTCCCGATGCAATCCTTTCAATGAATTGAACGAGTTCTTTGACATTTGTAAATTCGCTATGGGAGTTGGGAGAGATACAATCTTTGCCTTCTTCGACATGGCGGATGGCAGCAATTTCGGCGTTCACTTTTTTTGCTGGTAGGATCCCACCTTTCCCTGGTTTGGCGCCCTGTGAAAGTTTGATTTCGATCATTTTGATACAAGGGTTTTTTCCCACTTTCTCTTTGAGAACTTCCAAACTAAACTTTCCTGATTTGTCTCTGGCCCCAAAGTAACCTGTACCAATTTGCCAAACCATATCGGCTCCTTCCATATGGTAATGGCTGAGGCCTCCTTCACCTGTGTTCTGATAGGCGCCAGAATCCCTCGCACCTCGATTGAGTGCCATCACAGCATTTTTGCCTAGAGAACCAAAGGACATCGCAGAAATGTTCACAATGGAATAAGGTCTGTAGGGAAACTTACGTTTCGGCCCAATGATTTTTAAACAGGGAATACAACTTGGGTCTTGGTTGTGGATGTATGCTTTTGCTTCCGGATACGGGAAGGCTTTGTGTTTGATGATCGGATATCCCGGTTCGTATTGGATTTCTGTAGTTCCAAATCCAAAGTTATTGTTTTGGCCTTTGGCTGTGGCATAAATCCAACTCCTTTCTGTGCGATCGAAGGGACGTTCTTCTTTATCGTGAGCCACCCAATATTGCCTGAGTTCGGGCCCAATCATTTCTAAAAAATAACGAAGCCTTCCGACAATCGGGAAGTTTCTCTGAATCGTGTGCGTTTTTTGTGTGATGTCTCGGATAAAAACCAAAACAAGAAACAACAACAGTCCAACGAATGTGGAAGACAAAGGATAGGTTTCAATCCAATTGAGTATCTGATCCATAAGGGGTGCGTCCAAATCTATATACGAAGCAAAATGCTGACAAGCTAAGATTGGACGTGCGAAATTGATTCCAAAAGTTTTTCTTTTGTAAAAGGTTTGAAGATGTAGCCGGAGATGATGGGGATTTTGGCGGCACGGTCTGTGTCGGCGGTATCTACGGAAGAACTGACAAGGAAAACTTCAATGGATTTGGGGAACTTAGGGAGGATCTTTCCGAAGGCATCTAAAAATTGCCAACCATCCATAAGGGGCATATTGATATCCAAAAAAATAATGTCAGGAAGTTGGTCTTTGTTTAGGACTTCCGTTTGAAAAAAATCCAGAGCATTTTCGGCATCGGAGAAAACCAAAACATCTCCTTTGATTCCTGCGTTGGATATAATTTTTTTCGTAGTGAACTGGTAGATCTGGTCATCGTCGATGACACAAATTTTGGGATTCATAATCCACTCCCGTTAGGAAAGTACATCACAAGAATGGTTCCTACCTCTGGTTTGGAACGCACCTCGATCTTTCCTCCCACCGATTCGATTTTATTCTGAACCAAAAATAAACTTGAGACCTCTACCACTCATCTGACGATGAAAAGTCACATGATTCTGAAAAAATTGTTCTCCCTTTTGTTTGGAAGGAAACTCCCGGCCCAAGGTAAGAATCAGGTTTTCCCAAGTTAGTGCCGTCAGGAACCACCGGAAATGAGTGATTTTAGATTTTTGACGGCTTTCAATAATGGATCTTCCCATTTTTTGGGATCTGGGTCACCTTTTGCATTTTGAATTAAATCCAATATTTGGTTCAAATGGTCTGCTGATCCTTTGAGATTTTCCAGGTTTTCCAGAAGTTGTGTTTCCTTTTTTTTCCTTTCGTCAATGTCTATGATTTGGGCCAAATAGTGGATGGGATGGCCTTTATCATTACGAAGTACGGTCACAGTGATATGTG
Coding sequences:
- a CDS encoding FMN-binding glutamate synthase family protein, giving the protein MDQILNWIETYPLSSTFVGLLLFLVLVFIRDITQKTHTIQRNFPIVGRLRYFLEMIGPELRQYWVAHDKEERPFDRTERSWIYATAKGQNNNFGFGTTEIQYEPGYPIIKHKAFPYPEAKAYIHNQDPSCIPCLKIIGPKRKFPYRPYSIVNISAMSFGSLGKNAVMALNRGARDSGAYQNTGEGGLSHYHMEGADMVWQIGTGYFGARDKSGKFSLEVLKEKVGKNPCIKMIEIKLSQGAKPGKGGILPAKKVNAEIAAIRHVEEGKDCISPNSHSEFTNVKELVQFIERIASGTGLPVGIKSAVGEIEFWEELAAQMKETSLGPDFITIDGGEGGTGAAPLTYADHVSLPFKIGFQRVYTLFQKEGLSEQIVWIGSGKLGFPDRAVVAIAMGCDLINVAREAMLSIGCIQAQKCHTDHCPAGVATQNWWLQRGVDPTIKGKRAAKYIQGFRKELLSLAHSCGYEHPGQFTGQDIEISMGMNRYQTLEGLLGYKRDEVNFTKLQDYTVFPKRQA
- a CDS encoding response regulator — translated: MNPKICVIDDDQIYQFTTKKIISNAGIKGDVLVFSDAENALDFFQTEVLNKDQLPDIIFLDINMPLMDGWQFLDAFGKILPKFPKSIEVFLVSSSVDTADTDRAAKIPIISGYIFKPFTKEKLLESISHVQS